In Synechococcus sp. KORDI-52, one genomic interval encodes:
- a CDS encoding HNH endonuclease: MTTQSQNQALLDGLADQQNPADSYVLLGEKLDEASEMTCPALLSSPAKVNIIHNPNKELDNIKQLGNKNELKSIEKKFKRRSCFELDRLQRRQENLEHHRRKQRTQAVIHEEERLVEKSKSSPRVLPKLIGSILVEHCLYRVNEGFTESAICTRAGYEIEEIDLFRRFFSQASEVDVAPLEQMVEELRMIASPGDEQPSRIGLSTDRQPRIDSVQAWRSNFRSAVLAWHGSKCACCDIDVPELMEVAHIVPLEENGADSPVNGLPFCSTHRKAFDRLLFAIHPETLDIELAEGMSYKSLQIVEKRLVTEVSKEALRARWQLFHKWK; encoded by the coding sequence ATGACTACACAATCACAGAACCAAGCTTTATTAGATGGTCTCGCAGATCAGCAGAACCCAGCCGATAGTTACGTACTTTTAGGTGAAAAACTGGACGAAGCGTCAGAAATGACGTGCCCTGCACTGTTATCATCACCTGCAAAAGTAAATATCATTCATAATCCAAACAAGGAGCTTGATAACATTAAACAACTAGGAAATAAAAACGAACTTAAATCTATTGAGAAGAAATTTAAACGTAGATCATGCTTTGAGTTGGACCGTCTACAAAGACGTCAAGAGAATCTAGAACATCATCGGCGAAAGCAGAGAACACAAGCGGTAATTCATGAGGAGGAAAGATTAGTAGAGAAATCTAAATCGTCTCCAAGGGTATTGCCAAAACTGATCGGAAGCATCCTGGTTGAACACTGCTTGTATCGTGTAAATGAGGGATTTACGGAGTCCGCGATATGCACACGTGCTGGATATGAAATCGAAGAAATTGACTTGTTCCGACGGTTCTTCAGTCAAGCCTCTGAGGTAGATGTTGCGCCGTTGGAACAGATGGTTGAGGAGTTGAGGATGATTGCTAGTCCTGGGGATGAGCAGCCATCGAGAATTGGACTCTCAACGGATAGGCAACCGAGGATTGATTCGGTACAAGCATGGAGGTCCAACTTTCGTTCTGCTGTCCTGGCGTGGCATGGAAGCAAGTGTGCCTGCTGCGATATTGACGTTCCTGAATTGATGGAAGTAGCCCACATCGTGCCGCTCGAAGAGAACGGTGCAGATTCCCCTGTCAATGGGTTGCCCTTCTGTTCAACACACCGTAAAGCTTTTGACCGTTTATTATTCGCGATTCATCCGGAGACACTGGACATTGAATTAGCTGAAGGTATGAGTTACAAGTCACTCCAGATCGTAGAGAAGAGGTTGGTCACTGAGGTAAGCAAGGAAGCACTTAGAGCAAGGTGGCAATTATTTCATAAATGGAAATAA
- a CDS encoding DUF6464 family protein, whose product MLVEIRHVKSEHLINRVDLDDPPEPGRWLILNDESFLVMQRRHRYALRNGCYVRSTVTLLVKPHARPVDASPWRHGWVIGDPTCRFNALSPLLRCAVWPEGPCDTCRHREVR is encoded by the coding sequence ATGCTTGTTGAGATTCGTCACGTCAAGAGTGAGCATTTGATCAACCGAGTGGATCTAGATGATCCACCCGAGCCTGGTCGTTGGCTGATTTTGAATGATGAATCATTCCTGGTGATGCAGCGTCGCCACCGCTATGCCTTGCGGAATGGTTGCTACGTCAGGTCGACTGTGACCTTGTTGGTGAAACCTCACGCTCGTCCTGTCGACGCATCGCCATGGCGCCACGGCTGGGTTATTGGAGATCCAACCTGTCGTTTCAATGCTCTCAGTCCGTTGCTGCGTTGTGCCGTGTGGCCTGAAGGCCCCTGCGATACCTGCCGCCATCGGGAAGTTCGTTGA
- a CDS encoding DUF475 domain-containing protein — MDLTSLPSLSDVFEGADQWGEIFALLPVLVVLELILSADNAVALAAIARSSRQPEQERLALNIGISIALLLRIALIIAAQWVLQHAWVQLLAATYLVWLVVDHFRSRSTTNDEDHPDEDEANQRHRPFLNTVLLLAFTDLAFSIDSVAAAVAISDQILLITAGAFIGIVALRFTSALFIRWLDLYPRLETAGFLAVAFVALRLIVHVVDPSLNQPDWLTLLVVLAFFAWGMSIRNSDHDPDQGHAC, encoded by the coding sequence ATGGACCTGACCTCACTGCCCTCACTATCCGATGTCTTTGAAGGTGCCGACCAGTGGGGAGAGATTTTTGCTCTGCTCCCTGTCTTGGTGGTACTCGAGCTGATCTTGTCGGCTGACAATGCTGTCGCCCTTGCCGCCATAGCCAGAAGCAGCAGACAGCCCGAGCAGGAACGACTGGCGTTGAACATCGGCATTTCGATTGCTCTGTTGTTGCGAATCGCCCTGATCATTGCTGCCCAATGGGTTCTACAACACGCTTGGGTCCAGCTCTTGGCCGCAACGTATCTGGTTTGGCTTGTGGTGGATCATTTCAGAAGTCGTTCCACCACCAATGATGAAGACCATCCGGATGAGGACGAAGCCAACCAAAGGCATCGACCTTTTCTCAATACCGTTCTTCTATTGGCCTTTACGGATCTCGCATTCTCGATTGACAGCGTTGCAGCAGCTGTTGCAATTAGTGATCAGATTTTATTGATCACTGCAGGAGCCTTCATTGGCATTGTGGCGTTGCGCTTTACCTCTGCCTTGTTCATTCGCTGGCTTGATCTGTATCCCCGACTTGAAACAGCTGGTTTTCTGGCTGTTGCCTTTGTTGCATTGCGTCTGATCGTCCATGTTGTTGATCCGAGCTTGAATCAACCTGATTGGTTAACACTCCTGGTTGTTTTGGCGTTCTTCGCTTGGGGAATGTCGATCCGCAACAGCGACCACGATCCCGATCAAGGCCATGCTTGTTGA
- the mfd gene encoding transcription-repair coupling factor: MPLRSLVTKLQGTALTGELDERSSRAERLLMRGAGRCSRALVASALSQRRGAPLLVVVPTLEEAGRWTALLELMGWSQASLYPTSEGSPYEPFDPTSEITWGQLQVLSDLLGDPDSSSWAIVATERCLQPHLPPPDVLKTKTRTLRKGDEVDLEKLGETLAQLGYERVTSIEQEGSWSRRGDIVDIFPVSSELPVRLEFFGDELDKLREFDPASQRSLDPVEALRLTPTGFGPLMADQLRETMPEGLEQLLGSEGTEQLLNGGTPEGMRRLMGLAWEQPASLLDYLPDTTTVVIDERRQGLAHGQQWLSHVEEHHHDMAAEAGLDESDRDRIWPAVLHREIESAYALTEIFHGFDMAELLEVDQHPNSFDLASRPVAAYPNQFGKLGELIKGFQTERTAVWLLSAQPSRAVALLEEHDCISRFVPNAGDSNAISRLIEQNTPVALKVRGTAELEGLQLPAWRIALVTDREFFGQQSLSSSGYVRRRRKAASRTVDPNKMRPGDFVVHRNHGIGRFKAMEKLAMSGDIRDYLVVQYADGILRVAADQLGSLGRYRATSETPPQLNRMGGTAWSKAKERAKKAVRKVALDLVKLYAERQQAAGYAFPTDGPWQVEMEESFPYDPTPDQLKATADVKRDMERQEPMDRLVCGDVGFGKTEVAIRAIFKAITAGKQVAMLAPTTVLAQQHWRTLSERFAPYPIKVALLNRFRTASERKSILDGLKQGTIDAVVGTHQLLSKGASFQELGLLVVDEEQRFGVNQKEKIKVLRKDVDVLTLSATPIPRTLYMSLSGVREMSLITTPPPLRRPIKTHLASLDPEAVRSAIRQELDRGGQVFYVVPRVEGIEEVAAGLREMLPGLKLLVAHGQMAEGELENAMVAFNAGEADVMLCTTIVESGLDIPRVNTILIEDAHRFGLAQLYQLRGRVGRSGIQAHAWLFYPGNASLSDTARQRLRAIQEFAQLGSGYQLAMRDMEIRGVGNLLGVQQSGQMETIGFDLYMEMLQESLAEIQGQDIPSVEDTQVDLPVTAFVPADWITDPDEKIAAYRAAADCLTAESLVELAAGWADRYGALPAAVVSLLQLMELKLLAKRCGFSRIKPEKPNIVLETPMEEPAFRLLRQGLPQHLHGRLVYQAGSGIQHKVMARGLGVLPMEKQLEQLMEWLRLMAAQIPDADGKTEAQRQEELRAKNAEVVKV, from the coding sequence ATGCCGCTCCGTTCCCTGGTGACCAAGCTGCAGGGCACTGCACTCACCGGTGAGCTTGATGAGCGCTCAAGCCGCGCCGAACGCTTGTTGATGCGCGGAGCCGGTCGTTGTAGCCGCGCTTTGGTGGCCAGTGCGTTGTCTCAACGGCGGGGCGCACCTCTGCTGGTTGTGGTGCCAACGCTTGAGGAAGCAGGACGCTGGACGGCGCTGCTGGAATTGATGGGGTGGAGTCAGGCCAGCCTGTATCCCACAAGCGAAGGCTCTCCCTATGAGCCCTTTGACCCCACGAGCGAAATCACCTGGGGGCAACTTCAGGTTCTGAGTGACCTGCTGGGGGACCCCGACTCGTCGTCCTGGGCGATTGTGGCCACCGAACGTTGCTTGCAGCCACATCTCCCTCCGCCGGATGTCCTGAAAACGAAAACGCGCACCTTGCGCAAAGGGGATGAGGTTGATCTGGAGAAACTGGGCGAGACGCTGGCTCAACTTGGCTACGAGCGTGTCACCTCCATTGAGCAGGAGGGGAGCTGGAGCCGTCGCGGGGACATTGTCGACATCTTTCCGGTGAGCAGTGAGTTGCCTGTTCGACTCGAATTTTTCGGAGACGAGCTCGACAAACTGCGGGAATTCGATCCCGCCAGCCAACGCTCCCTGGACCCCGTCGAGGCCCTTCGACTCACACCAACAGGGTTTGGGCCTCTGATGGCGGACCAGCTCAGGGAGACGATGCCCGAGGGACTTGAGCAACTGCTAGGTAGCGAGGGCACTGAGCAGCTTTTGAACGGTGGGACACCGGAAGGCATGCGCCGGCTGATGGGTCTCGCCTGGGAGCAACCCGCCTCACTGCTCGATTACCTGCCGGACACCACAACAGTGGTGATCGATGAGCGACGCCAGGGCTTGGCCCACGGACAACAGTGGCTCAGCCATGTGGAGGAACATCACCACGACATGGCTGCTGAGGCGGGCCTGGACGAGAGCGATCGTGATCGGATCTGGCCAGCGGTTCTGCACCGTGAGATTGAATCCGCCTATGCCTTGACGGAGATCTTCCATGGCTTTGACATGGCAGAACTGCTGGAAGTCGACCAGCACCCCAACAGCTTCGACCTCGCCAGCCGACCTGTTGCGGCCTACCCCAACCAATTCGGAAAGCTCGGAGAACTGATCAAGGGATTTCAAACCGAGCGCACGGCGGTTTGGTTGCTGTCTGCGCAACCCAGCCGAGCGGTTGCTCTGCTGGAGGAGCACGATTGCATCAGTCGGTTTGTGCCGAACGCGGGAGACAGCAATGCCATTTCCCGTCTGATTGAGCAGAACACCCCCGTCGCCTTGAAGGTGAGGGGCACGGCCGAACTTGAGGGTTTGCAGCTGCCGGCCTGGCGGATTGCCCTGGTCACCGACCGTGAATTCTTTGGCCAGCAGAGCCTCAGTTCCAGTGGCTATGTGCGCCGTCGTCGCAAGGCCGCCAGCCGTACGGTGGATCCCAACAAGATGCGCCCGGGCGATTTTGTGGTGCATCGAAACCATGGCATTGGCCGCTTCAAAGCCATGGAAAAACTCGCGATGTCAGGCGACATCCGCGACTACCTCGTGGTGCAGTACGCCGATGGAATCCTTCGTGTTGCCGCCGATCAACTCGGCAGCCTGGGGCGTTACCGCGCCACGAGTGAAACACCGCCGCAGCTCAACCGCATGGGTGGCACGGCCTGGAGCAAGGCCAAGGAGAGGGCCAAGAAGGCGGTTCGCAAAGTTGCTCTTGATCTGGTGAAGCTGTATGCGGAGCGGCAACAGGCTGCTGGCTATGCCTTCCCCACCGACGGCCCCTGGCAGGTGGAAATGGAGGAGTCATTCCCCTATGACCCGACGCCGGATCAACTGAAGGCCACTGCCGACGTGAAACGGGACATGGAACGGCAGGAGCCGATGGACCGTCTGGTGTGCGGTGATGTTGGCTTCGGCAAGACCGAAGTGGCGATCCGCGCCATCTTCAAAGCCATCACCGCTGGGAAGCAGGTAGCGATGCTGGCTCCTACAACCGTGTTGGCTCAGCAGCACTGGCGCACGCTCTCGGAACGCTTCGCGCCGTATCCGATCAAGGTGGCTCTGCTCAATCGGTTCCGAACGGCTTCGGAACGCAAATCCATTCTCGATGGCCTGAAGCAGGGAACCATCGACGCCGTGGTGGGAACCCACCAGTTGCTCAGCAAAGGAGCGTCATTTCAAGAGCTCGGTCTGTTGGTGGTGGATGAAGAACAGCGCTTCGGTGTGAACCAGAAGGAAAAGATCAAAGTGCTGCGAAAGGACGTGGACGTGCTGACCCTGTCGGCAACACCGATTCCCAGAACGCTGTACATGAGCCTTTCGGGGGTGCGGGAGATGAGCCTGATCACCACACCACCGCCGCTGCGTCGTCCGATCAAGACGCACCTGGCTTCCCTGGATCCGGAGGCGGTGCGCAGCGCCATCCGCCAGGAACTGGATCGTGGGGGCCAGGTGTTTTATGTGGTTCCCCGGGTGGAAGGAATCGAGGAGGTGGCCGCAGGCCTGCGGGAGATGCTGCCGGGCCTGAAGCTGTTGGTGGCTCACGGTCAGATGGCCGAGGGCGAGCTGGAGAACGCCATGGTGGCGTTCAACGCCGGCGAAGCCGACGTGATGCTCTGCACCACAATTGTGGAAAGCGGCCTAGACATCCCACGCGTCAACACGATCCTGATTGAGGACGCCCACCGTTTTGGCCTGGCCCAGCTGTACCAATTGCGGGGACGCGTCGGTCGCAGTGGGATTCAGGCCCATGCCTGGTTGTTCTATCCGGGCAACGCATCGCTGAGCGACACCGCTCGTCAGCGGCTGCGCGCCATTCAGGAATTTGCCCAACTGGGCAGTGGATATCAGCTCGCCATGCGGGATATGGAGATCCGTGGAGTCGGCAATCTCCTTGGAGTGCAGCAGAGCGGCCAGATGGAAACCATCGGCTTTGACCTTTATATGGAAATGCTGCAGGAATCCCTGGCCGAAATTCAGGGTCAGGACATCCCCAGCGTTGAAGACACCCAAGTGGACCTCCCCGTCACGGCCTTCGTGCCTGCGGACTGGATCACTGATCCTGATGAGAAGATCGCGGCCTACCGTGCTGCCGCTGACTGCCTCACCGCCGAGTCACTGGTGGAGCTGGCTGCCGGTTGGGCCGATCGCTACGGAGCGCTGCCCGCTGCCGTCGTGTCGCT